The following coding sequences lie in one Pan paniscus chromosome X, NHGRI_mPanPan1-v2.0_pri, whole genome shotgun sequence genomic window:
- the ZCCHC13 gene encoding zinc finger CCHC domain-containing protein 13 translates to MSSKDFFACGHSGHWARGCPRGGAGGRRGGGHGRGSQGGSTTLSYTCYCCGESGRNAKNRVLLGNICYNCGRSGHIAKDCKEPKRERRQHCYTCGRLGHLARDCDRQKEQKCYSCGKLGHIQKDCAQVKCYRCGEIGHVAINCSKTRPGQCYRCGKSGHLAKECPSEVTA, encoded by the coding sequence ATGAGCAGTAAGGATTTCTTCGCGTGTGGACACTCTGGCCATTGGGCTCGGGGATGCcctagaggaggagctggagggcGAAGAGGTGGAGGCCATGGCAGAGGTTCTCAAGGTGGTTCCACCACCCTATCTTACACCTGTTACTGCTGTGGTGAGTCCGGTCGTAATGCTAAGAACCGTGTCCTTCTCGGAAACATCTGCTACAACTGTGGGAGAAGCGGCCACATCGCCAAAGACTGTAAGGAACCTAAACGAGAGAGACGCCAACACTGTTATACCTGCGGCAGACTAGGACATCTGGCTCGTGACTGTGATCGTCAGAAAGAGCAGAAATGCTACTCTTGCGGCAAACTTGGGCACATTCAGAAAGACTGCGCCCAGGTCAAGTGTTACCGATGCGGCGAGATTGGCCACGTGGCCATCAATTGCAGCAAGACGAGGCCAGGTCAATGCTACCGCTGCGGCAAATCCGGACATCTAGCCAAGGAATGTCCCAGTGAGGTTACCGCTTAA